The Candidatus Omnitrophota bacterium genome has a segment encoding these proteins:
- a CDS encoding phosphoribosylaminoimidazolesuccinocarboxamide synthase yields the protein MKTAEKLYEGKAKIVYATEDPNSVLQYFKDDATAFNAQKKGSIKGKGEVNAEISAALFQLLEEVGVPTHFLSLEGPRELLTRKLEIFLIEVTVRNRVAGGMAKAFDIPEGTVLQTPVLEWHYKSDACGDPLMNDDHIQAMKLATPEEVEEVKRLTWIVNKTLIEFFAAAGLELVDYKLEFGKDKSGKIYLGDEISPDTCRLWDMKTGEKLDKDRFRRDLGKVEEAYQEVLKRVRER from the coding sequence ATGAAGACTGCTGAAAAACTCTACGAAGGCAAAGCCAAAATCGTTTATGCAACCGAGGACCCGAACTCGGTGCTTCAGTATTTTAAGGACGATGCCACGGCCTTTAATGCGCAGAAGAAGGGCAGTATTAAGGGCAAGGGCGAGGTCAATGCTGAAATTTCCGCCGCGCTGTTCCAACTCTTGGAAGAGGTGGGCGTGCCCACGCATTTCCTTAGCTTGGAGGGGCCGCGGGAACTTTTGACGCGCAAGCTCGAGATTTTTTTGATTGAAGTGACGGTTCGCAACCGGGTGGCCGGGGGTATGGCCAAAGCCTTTGATATTCCGGAAGGCACCGTCTTGCAGACCCCTGTTTTGGAGTGGCATTACAAGAGCGATGCCTGCGGCGACCCCCTGATGAATGACGATCACATTCAGGCCATGAAATTGGCAACCCCTGAAGAGGTTGAGGAAGTCAAGCGCCTTACGTGGATTGTGAACAAGACATTAATTGAATTTTTTGCGGCGGCAGGCTTGGAGCTCGTGGATTACAAATTAGAGTTCGGCAAGGATAAAAGCGGGAAGATTTATCTAGGCGATGAGATTTCCCCTGATACCTGCCGGCTTTGGGACATGAAGACCGGCGAGAAGCTCGATAAGGATCGCTTTCGCAGAGATCTCGGCAAGGTGGAAGAAGCGTATCAGGAGGTACTCAAACGTGTGCGCGAGCGCTAA
- the purS gene encoding phosphoribosylformylglycinamidine synthase subunit PurS has translation MKAKVLVRLKPSVSDPQGQAVQRALKTLGFEGVEGVRVGKLIEVELSQASSNASKTVQEMCDKLLANPVIEDYTIDVLPGGKTFQ, from the coding sequence GTGAAGGCCAAGGTCCTTGTCCGGCTCAAGCCCTCCGTGTCAGACCCTCAGGGCCAGGCAGTGCAGCGCGCCCTCAAGACCCTGGGTTTTGAAGGAGTCGAAGGGGTGCGGGTGGGCAAACTCATTGAGGTTGAACTCAGCCAGGCCTCCTCAAATGCCTCAAAGACGGTGCAGGAGATGTGCGACAAGCTCCTGGCCAATCCTGTGATTGAAGACTACACCATTGATGTTTTGCCCGGCGGAAAAACTTTTCAATGA
- the purQ gene encoding phosphoribosylformylglycinamidine synthase subunit PurQ — protein MKSAVVVFPGSNCDTDCQHLVQNVLRWPTTMVWHGDRSLNGADLVVLPGGFSYGDYLRTGAMASLSPILGAVKEHAARGGLVIGICNGFQILIEAGLLPGALLPNKDLKFICREVSVRVETVRSPFTAACKKGQVLNMPIAHHEGNYFADKGTLESLHKNDQICFRYCDAQGKLTEDANPNGSMESIAGICNKEGNVLGLMPHPERMAETILGGTDGKTLFRGL, from the coding sequence ATGAAAAGCGCGGTTGTTGTCTTTCCCGGTTCCAATTGTGACACGGACTGTCAACACTTGGTGCAGAATGTTTTGCGTTGGCCCACGACCATGGTTTGGCATGGTGACCGCAGCCTGAACGGTGCGGATCTGGTTGTGCTGCCCGGCGGCTTCAGTTATGGCGACTATCTGCGCACCGGCGCGATGGCTTCGCTTTCCCCGATTCTCGGCGCTGTCAAAGAACATGCGGCGCGCGGCGGCCTGGTGATCGGAATCTGCAACGGATTCCAGATTTTGATTGAGGCCGGCCTTTTGCCCGGGGCCCTGCTTCCCAACAAAGATCTCAAGTTTATTTGCCGCGAGGTCAGTGTGCGGGTGGAGACGGTGCGTTCGCCCTTTACCGCGGCTTGCAAGAAAGGGCAGGTTCTGAACATGCCGATTGCCCACCACGAGGGCAATTACTTTGCGGACAAGGGTACCCTGGAGAGCTTGCACAAGAATGATCAGATTTGTTTTCGGTATTGCGATGCCCAGGGGAAATTGACCGAGGATGCCAATCCTAACGGTTCGATGGAGTCCATTGCGGGTATCTGCAATAAGGAGGGAAATGTGCTGGGACTGATGCCGCACCCCGAGCGCATGGCCGAAACCATATTGGGCGGTACAGACGGAAAAACGCTGTTTAGGGGACTTTAG
- the purL gene encoding phosphoribosylformylglycinamidine synthase subunit PurL, which yields MKTQTITPQIIKDHGLTPDEYERIVEILGREPNITELGLYSVMWSEHCSYKSSRVLLRQFPTTGAGVLIKAGEENAGAVDIGHGLAVVFKVESHNHPSAVEPYQGAATGVGGIIRDIFTMGARPIAAMDSLRFGDLKSSQSQHLLEGVVSGIAGYGNCVGVPTIGGDLACDPTYEGNPLVNAFCLGLVRHEDLARGAATGVGNPLIYVGPATGRDGLGGASFASRELTEESHEDRPAVQVGDPFTEKLLIEASLEALRTGVVVGIQDMGAAGLTCSVSETASRGGCGVEIDVAKVPRRETGMTPYEVLLSESQERMLLIVERGKEAPVLELFRKWGLEAVEIGEITEGNRMRVFENGELVADVPVNSLTDEAPVYHRPSKMPKGQEAKRRWKPDALALPEDAGKALLKLLQSPTVASKRWVWEQYDHMVQTNTEVLPGADAAVLRLKGTDIKLAMSMDGNGTYCVQDPYEGARLTTVESLRNLACAGAVPVGLTDCLNFGNPEDPEVFWQFSGCVQGIADVCKAWEIPVTGGNVSFYNESPVGAIDPTPMIAAVGVISGYDPVRSHFRNKGDRIYLLGSGKPVLGASEYLRWVCGLKEGVPARLDLKAERALHRLLVNLAKEGLVSSMHDVSEGGLAVALTESCISESKQYLGAVVDLEILGLGGSRADELLFGESATRVIMSCSPGQAGRIETLAAEAGVDCRELGEVGGTKLEIRGLLQLDLKLLRDTWGNALKEALGA from the coding sequence ATGAAAACCCAAACCATTACTCCACAGATCATCAAGGACCATGGTCTGACTCCCGACGAATACGAGCGGATTGTCGAGATTCTCGGCCGCGAGCCCAATATCACCGAGCTTGGACTGTACAGTGTGATGTGGAGCGAGCACTGCTCTTACAAAAGTTCCCGGGTGCTCCTCAGACAGTTCCCAACCACAGGCGCCGGAGTTTTGATCAAAGCCGGGGAGGAAAATGCCGGAGCCGTGGATATCGGCCATGGCCTGGCTGTGGTCTTTAAGGTGGAAAGCCACAATCACCCGAGTGCGGTCGAGCCTTACCAAGGTGCGGCCACAGGCGTGGGCGGGATTATCCGCGACATCTTTACCATGGGCGCCCGTCCGATCGCTGCCATGGATTCCTTACGCTTCGGGGATTTGAAGAGCTCCCAATCACAGCATCTGTTGGAGGGCGTGGTTTCGGGCATTGCCGGTTACGGCAACTGCGTGGGCGTCCCCACCATCGGGGGAGACCTGGCATGCGATCCGACCTATGAGGGCAATCCCTTGGTTAACGCCTTTTGCCTGGGTTTGGTGCGGCACGAGGACTTGGCGCGCGGCGCAGCCACCGGGGTGGGCAATCCGCTCATCTATGTGGGGCCTGCCACGGGACGCGACGGCCTGGGCGGGGCGAGCTTTGCTTCGCGCGAACTCACCGAGGAATCCCACGAGGATCGCCCGGCTGTGCAAGTGGGAGATCCGTTTACTGAAAAACTTTTGATTGAGGCCTCACTCGAGGCTCTGCGCACCGGCGTGGTCGTGGGCATTCAGGACATGGGGGCCGCAGGATTGACTTGTTCGGTTTCCGAGACTGCGAGCCGCGGCGGTTGCGGAGTGGAAATTGATGTGGCCAAGGTGCCTCGCCGCGAGACCGGCATGACCCCCTATGAAGTCCTGTTGTCCGAATCCCAGGAACGGATGCTTTTGATTGTGGAGCGCGGCAAGGAAGCCCCGGTCCTGGAGCTCTTCCGGAAGTGGGGGCTCGAGGCCGTGGAAATCGGCGAGATTACGGAAGGCAACCGGATGCGCGTTTTTGAGAACGGTGAGTTGGTGGCGGATGTGCCGGTCAACTCCCTTACGGATGAAGCTCCGGTCTATCACCGTCCGAGCAAAATGCCCAAGGGCCAGGAGGCAAAGCGCCGCTGGAAGCCGGATGCCTTAGCCCTTCCCGAAGACGCGGGAAAGGCTCTATTGAAACTTTTGCAGAGTCCGACCGTGGCCTCCAAGCGTTGGGTCTGGGAGCAGTACGATCATATGGTGCAGACGAATACAGAGGTCCTCCCCGGTGCGGATGCCGCGGTGCTTCGGCTCAAGGGCACGGATATTAAACTTGCGATGAGCATGGACGGCAACGGGACTTACTGTGTTCAAGATCCCTATGAGGGCGCTCGTCTGACCACGGTTGAAAGCCTGCGCAACCTGGCTTGTGCGGGGGCGGTTCCTGTGGGGCTCACGGATTGTCTGAACTTCGGCAATCCCGAAGACCCGGAAGTTTTTTGGCAGTTCTCCGGTTGTGTCCAGGGTATTGCGGACGTGTGCAAGGCCTGGGAGATTCCCGTGACAGGCGGGAATGTCAGTTTCTACAACGAGTCGCCGGTCGGCGCGATCGATCCCACACCCATGATTGCTGCCGTGGGGGTGATCTCGGGTTACGATCCGGTGCGTTCTCATTTTCGGAATAAAGGGGACCGCATTTATTTGCTTGGCAGCGGCAAACCCGTTCTGGGTGCCTCCGAGTATCTGCGTTGGGTGTGCGGTCTCAAGGAAGGCGTGCCCGCGCGCTTGGACCTCAAGGCTGAAAGGGCGTTGCACAGGCTCCTGGTGAACTTGGCTAAGGAGGGTTTGGTTTCCTCCATGCACGATGTATCGGAAGGCGGTTTGGCCGTGGCTCTGACCGAGTCCTGTATTTCGGAATCCAAACAGTATTTGGGTGCGGTGGTGGACCTGGAAATTCTGGGCCTTGGAGGAAGCCGCGCCGATGAGCTCCTCTTTGGGGAATCTGCGACACGCGTTATCATGAGTTGTTCTCCGGGCCAGGCTGGGCGTATCGAGACGTTGGCTGCGGAAGCGGGTGTTGACTGCAGGGAGTTGGGTGAAGTGGGCGGCACAAAACTGGAGATCCGCGGTTTGCTGCAACTTGATTTAAAGTTGCTGCGGGATACCTGGGGAAATGCCTTAAAGGAGGCCTTGGGCGCGTGA